Within Longimicrobium sp., the genomic segment CTCAGATCCGGGTATGAACCCTACGATGTAAGCTTCTTTGCGGCTCCGAAACACGTATACGAGCGCGATCCAATCCTTCCCGGCGGGTTTGGATGTAACAGGATAGTAGTACGACCAACGCTGCTGGATGTTTTCCCAACAGCTCTCGGGAGCATGGCGGTCAGGCTTCGCTGTTTTAACATCTAGCGTCTTGACTCCACTTGGGAAGTGGAGTACGAAGTCGTGACCCGAGAACTGTTCCTCATCTGCATTCAGCCATTCGTGACCGATACCAGATGAGTCGAGGAATGCTTTCATCGCCCGCTCGCCAAGCCAACCAATTTCAGCATCCGTCGTAGCGTCAAATCTTTGCGTCTGGAGTCCCTGGGCCTTCTTGACGGTATCGGTCGCACGCTTGAATGCGTTGGCTTGATCGATCCACTCGTTCGACAGTTTGACCCGATGGGGGGTTCTTACAGGCACAGGCGGCTCAAGTTAGGAGGGATGACGTGGGATCAACAAACTCCTCGTGAGGCAAAATATCATGGCAGAGGATCGAGAAAAGGTCCGGAACCAGCCCCCAGAACACCTCTGTCAGCGTTTCGGTCAGCTAGGTAGAAGAGCCCGTTTCCACGCACTTCAACCGCAACTTGCAACGTAACTCACAGCAGCGGAAGGGGCAAGCGAAAGGCCCCACAACGTAAGCCGTTGCAGGGCATTCGCTTACAAAGTCTGGACGGCCGGATCTTAACCGGCGACCCCCTGAACCCCATGCAGCACCGCCGGGGCGCAGGTGGCGGCAAAATGGCTTCATGCGCCGAAATGCCGGGTTTTCCGGAAAAGCCACCCTGGCCCGTGAACACGCGCAGTCGTCCTCACTTGTAATCGCCCCGCTACCACCCCTCCAACCCCCCACGCGCATGCTCCGCAGCCGCACCGACCCTCCCCGATCCACGCAGTTTCGAGAATGAAGGTCGCTCGTCCACCGCGACACCGCTTGCGCGGGAAGGGCAGACGGCCCGCAGGCGCGACGCGACGAGGACCGGCGGCCCCGCCCAGAGTCCCGCGCAAACCCACACCGGCGCTGCGTACTGAACCTGGCAGCCGTGCACCGATCTGTCGCTGCGGTGGCGCGCTGTTGCGCGAGGGATGCGCGCCCGGCAGGGCCGGGAAACCGGCCGTGGAAGGCCCGGGGGCGTGCGGCACCGAGCTGCCGCACGCCCCGTCTTCTACGCCGGTGGCCCGGCACAGTTAGACGACGCTGTTCATCGCCTACCTGCGTGCGCAACCCGGTCCCCCGTCAGGGGGACACGCCCGATCCCACTCTTCTTCAACCATGCCTGCGCCTGCTGTAGATATGGCGTCACGCCAGGATCGCGTCCTAATCGAACAACGACCATCTGCAACACTGCGCATGCCCGCTGGAATGGCGGAATAGATCGCTTTAGCACCCTCTCCAACTCAGCCGCAGTGTCCGCATCGACCGATGCGAGCTGTGTCAACATGGCCGGGATGCCATCTCGTTTGGAGCTATGCAGCTGATGGGACACGAGGACCGCCGTAACAGCGCGCATGACGCCGGCGTGCGCAGCCGACGCAAGGCTTGCCCCACCTGGCTCCGGCGTTGCGTCTGAGTCAGCCCGCGCGTTGGAGACGGCTTCCTCCAACACGGCGGCTGCATGGGTAATCCAAGTGCCGGTATGCTGGTGGCGGACCTCGGTTGGAGTGCGCCTGATCGTCGGCGGATTGCTCGGGGGATGTGAGTACACGTCTACCCCCTCCACGTCCACCAAGTGCTCCACACCCCCAATTACGTGGCGCGCTTCGTGGTAGCGGTCGGTGGTGCGCACCGACAGGTCCGTGGTGATCGGGGGCACACCCACGGCGCGCTGGATGCGGTCGCGCTCGGCCAGGTTCTCGGCCGGCCCCCACGGTCGGGTGCCGCGGGGCACCTCGACGAGCACCACCAGGTCCAAGTCGCTCGTCCGGTGTGCCGTGCCGCGTGCCCGCGAGCCGATCATCACCACGCGCCGCACCCTGCCAAGCCCGGCAGCGACGATCTGCTGTGCAAGCTGCGTGGCGGTAGCCTGGTCGCTCGGGATCGGGTTCACTTCACCATCTTCGTAGGTAGGCGGTAGAAGCTAAGGCACGCACACTCAAGCCGTATGGGCGTGAGTGTGCGTGAATCAGGCTGCTTCACTTGGATCAAATCATCACGTCAGCCAAGTGCTTAAGCTCACGGTCGAACACGTCGAGCGACTGCCATCCGGTACGGATGCAGATCTGTCCGGGCGGCGCTTTGCACTGGCTCGGCTCGGCCGGGAGTACCGCGAAGTAGTAAGCACCGACGCGGTAAAACTCGGGACGCGAGCCCGTGAGACTCCCCCCGGCCGCGAGCGCCTGCTGCTCCAGGACTGCCCTGAGACGGCCGCAGATCGCCCCATCCGCGAGAGGGTGAACCTCCTCCGCCGCGACCCGCGAGATGCCCCTCGCGTTCCGGGAGGAGGTGTACGTATCCGAACTGGCCCACCGCGTCACGAGTCGCCGTCCCTGGGGAGTGGGCGCGGGACACTCCGCAAAAGTCGGGGCGGATCGCGGGGCAGGCGGTGTCACGCCGAGTAGGGCGGTCGCGAAGAAAAGAAGCATGGAGCTCATCGTATCCTTGGAGTAAAGGTCGGATCGTCGTGGCCTAGTACCCGCAACGTGCGATGGAGAGGTCCATCGCAAGGTCCTGACCCACGAAGAGGCGAATGCCGTTTGCATCGAGGATGATCCCTGCGAGTGGCTGTCCGCGACCCAAGGCGGCCCCCAACTGCTCAGACGCCGTTCGGTCGAAGCTGCTCGGCTCTCCCGGATAGGGACCGATGTTGTTGATTTTCCCATCCGCCCCGCACTGCGGAATCAGCTCGCCAACGGTGTATGGGTGTGTGTGGATGAACCCGACTACCGCGCCGTACCCCTCGGGCGGTTCTGCCATCGTAAAATCCGCTCCGCACACGTTCCCTGCGCCGAGGCTGTGGATTCGGTACCCGGACTCGGTTTTTACGATCCACCCAAACTGCTCCTTCCGATCGCCGAGTGCCGCATCCGCGTTACTCGCCCGCCACGCTTCGGTGAAGCCCTCGCCGACCTTGGGATCGTCGATGAACTTATCACCGGTGGCGCATGGTCCGGGCTCCGGCGGCGTGCCGGGGTCCCATCCATAGCCGACCCCGTCGTTGTACCCCTGCGAGGCACCCCCGGCGCAACTTGCCCAGCACGGCTCATTAGCGTAGGGGTCGTATGGTTGCGGTGCCTGGTAATAGGGCGGGGGCGAGACGATGATCTCCTCGATGGGGCAGACGCGCTCCCCCCTGGAGTTGGTCCAGCAGTCCGTGTAGTACATCGTGCTCACCGTCCCATCATCCTTCCCTCCCCCGTCGCGGCGGCGGCGGCGACCGTGCACCGCCAGCCGCCGGTCCATGAAGGCGATCGCCTCCGGTGTGCGCGGCACCCTGCAGTTCGCGGCCGCCACCGGCTCCTCGCCCTCGTTCTTCCATACGTACCGGAGCACCGCCGTTTCCCCGCTGTCGCCGATGAAAGGCTTGGGGAAGTCCACCCGCACGTGCTTGTACGCGTACCGGGCGGGGCCGTCATCCGAGATGCGCATGCTCAGGTAGCACATGTAGGGCGATTCGGAGTTCGGCGCTCGCGACGCGCTCCAGCGAGCCGACGATTCGGTTCCAGGCGGCGCGGCGTCATTGGTGGTGGGGAGGTCCTGACACGCTGACGCTACGATTCCGAACAGCATCACCGCGCCCGCTGACCGCATTGGTTGAAGGGGCACACGTCCTCCGAGTTTGAACGGGGCAGGAGTGCTACCATGCCAGATCTGACACGGTAGTGCGGGGGGCAGACCCCGCGGGGGGACGCCCGCAGTGACGCGCGCGCCTTTTTTCTGTCCCTCTATGTGAGTGCGTAGAGCGGACCCGCAGACTACCTGTTCGAGCGCGTAGCGGGAACACCGATCCGGGTACGCCGCACCCACACCATCCACTCTACGCACGCGCGTGGAAAGGCGTCAAGCGTTCGTATGGTAAGCGGCCGGGCTGCGGGCGCCGCTCCCGGCGGTGTCACTTTGGGGGCTTGCCTGACGGGCATACAGCCCCTTTCAGCCTCCCTCCGGATTGTTCGGGATGGGGTTGCCTTCTGCGTCTAGCGGCCGCCTCGACAGGTCCTCCCCCGTGTACTCGGCATCAATCATCTTCTCTAGCCAGCTCAGCAGACGGTCGGTGGAAGCGGGGACCTCGTCAGGGTAGCGCTTCGCGAGTTCCACGATCTTGCCAATCTCAGCGCGGGCCTCGGCATGGCCTTCGGGTAACATCTCGCTCAAGGGCGGAAGGAACCCCGGCGTGCTGTAGGGCGGTAGTCTGCTCATCATCAGTAACCTCCAAAATGGGGGAAGGACGCGCGCACTACTGTTCCTCGGGAATCGGCCTCCACTCCAACAGCGGAATGGATTGCCCAAGCTCCGTCACCCGCCAGAAGATGAGTCCGGCCTGCCGCCCCGGCGGCGGCGGTTCGTCCTTTCTTTCGATCAGCCTCTTTCCGAGTAGCCAACGTAAATCGGTTCCGTCCACCGCTAGGTACGGCGGGCAACCGCTCACCCTGTTGTACCTCTGTACGCGTTCACCCAGTTCGCGCCCGGTCAACCACCCCCTCTCGCCAAACCGAGCCGGAGTGGCCGCATCGTTGTGCGCCTCGCGCAGAAGCTGGAGTGCGCCCCGTTGACGGGGCGGCACCCACACCGCGGCCTCCGCGTCTGCGGGGTTCAGGGATGGGATCGGTCCGTACACGGTAGAAGCGAAGTCATGGACCGCGCGCACGCCCTTGTCGCTGATGCGGTACACCCAAACTGGCCGAGCACGCCCAGGTGCCCTCGCGTCCGCATGATCGAGCAGCCCCCGCCGATGCAAGGGAGGAAGTTGATCCCAAAGCGCTTGCCGCGTGGCCTCCTCTATGTCCTCCAGGTGTGCCCACCCGCGTACGCCACAGAGCTCGTAGCCGCCCCGGTAGACGGCGAGCCGCCACAGGTACAGCAGCGCCCAAACCTGCGACGGTTTCAATCCCTGTCTCCCGGCCATGTGTGTGCTCGGCGCTGCAGGGTGGCATATCGATTCGCCCTGTACGCCAGAGCGCGACACCACCTATAAACGCCAGTAAAGCTGAGCGTCAATGCACAACCACAACCCCGCCACGCCGTACCATTGAGGCGCCAAGCGAGCTCCCGCAGGCTGCCCGGAGGTGGGCGAAAAGGGCGCATGCGCGCGGGGATTGAGGCTCCCCTCTATTACGAGCGATGCGGGAAATGTGCGTACCAGTGTGGCGTCTTTGTGTCGCTGGTCACAGATTTCACCTCGGCCCGCTCGGCCCACCAATTACCCCCGTTACGGAGGAATCCATGCGCAAGTTCAACCAAATCGTTATCGCTGCCGTGATCGTTACCCTGGCAAGCACGGCGTGTACGCGGACGCCGACTAACACGGATACTGCTCCACAGTCAGCGCGGCGTACGTCCACCACCCCAGCCCCAACGGACTCCGCGAAAGGGCCCGGCACCTTCGGCTCGGGGCATCGGACTTCTGAATCATCAGCGGATACCACGACGGCGGTGGCAGGAGGGGGTACGTTCGGCTCGGGACATTGAGCGAGCGCGCAACCAGTGCCAAACGAAAAGGCCGCCCCGCAGCTTAGTGCGGGGCGGCCTGGGCTTCGAGCGCGCGCCGAAGACGAAGGGCGAGCGCTCGCGCGTCGTCGGGAGGCGCGCGCGGTTCCGGCCGCGGCTCGCCGGTCCGAATCCGCTCGATGATCCGGACCGCTTGAGCCTCTGTCGCGGCCTCACGCCTCGCTCGCGCTTTGTCGCGCGCTCTGGTAGCTGCGTCCATAGCCCGCTCTCGGAAACCGAGCAGCCAAGCCCCCTCCGCGATGTTCACGAGAGCTTCTGCGAGGTGTTCACTAGGACTTTGGAGTTGGTCCATCACCTCGGATAATGCCTCTTGGAAGCGTGTTGCGTCTCGCGCTCCAGCCGCAGCGCGGCCGATGTTCGCCATGAATTTTAGCCGCTCTTTCGGAAGCGTCACGAAGGGGAGCGCGGCGTCGAACACCGCAAGAGCTAGGTGCGGAAAACCCTGCCAGGACCAGAGTTGCGCAGTGTCGTGCGCGAGATAGGCGAGGCGCGGGTGCTTCCGCCCGTAGAGTTTGAATGCGGCCGCAGCATGCTCCTGCGCGTCGTTGTACGCGCCGGTTTCGATACAGAGCGCCAGTAAGTTGTGCCTAGCGGCTGCGCCCAGCCGCCGAAGGTGGTACTTGCGAGCGTAGCGCCAGGCGCGCACGAACAGGCGCCTGGCTTCGGGATGGAAGCCGCGTTGGAACGCCATGTTCCCCCAGCTCAACAGCGCCTCGGCGTACGCTGTGCGATCCGCGCTCGCACGGGCCAGCGCAATTCCCCGCTCGAACCATCGTTGTGCACGTTCATACATCGCGGCGCGTCTAGCGAATCGTCCGGCGATCGTGGCGAGTTGAGAGTCTAGCGGAGCCGCCGAAGCCGACAGCTCCGCAAAGCAAATCGCTGTCTCGGTGTACGCGTGCGCCGATGCCCACTCCGCAACTGCGGTGCAGGCGTCAGAAACCTCCACCGCGGTTAGCCCCTGCGGTTCGGCGACAACCGCGTTCAGTATTCGCACGGGGTCGCTTAATTCTCCGCAGTCCAGGGTCAGACTAGTACCGCCGCTCTGAGGGCGGAACAGGTGTCCGCGTGTGCGGAGCGGGACAGCAGCCCACAACGCTACATCGCGGGCCCGTTGCCAAAGGAAGAGCCCCAATCGGCCCGGCACCTCGTCCAAAATGGTTGCACCCTCGTACGGCCGCGCCAGCACGGAAGGAGCCGGAGGCGGTCGCCAATACTTACGCGCACGCCTGCGAGGTCCATCGGCTTCGGGCCGGTCCGAAAGGAGCATCCGCTTGGTTACGGAAGAGCGCGGGGTACGGAAAAGGTGTCCGAAACTTGGCATCAAGTGGACAGCACCGCAAGCATAGGCTAGGAATTCCATGATGTATCCTTCGCTTCTGGAGGCGCCGTGTTGCGCGTGGTGACGCGATTAAGGAACGCTGGATAACTGTGCGCCCTGCTCTCGTGCTGGTGCGGTGCCGTTCGGGTACTTCGCTTGAAAAGTGGCACACGTCGCTCGGCGCTCTAGCCTCCGAGGCTGCCCGCTCTGTCTGCTTCGTTACCGATTACCCCTCTTCGGACCGGGCGCACTCAGAACCGGCCGGAAGCGGTGAAGGAGACCTCGACCGATCGGTGCCTCGGCACTCTCGCGCCACGGTTCTGCCCGCTCTGTAGCCTCGCGCGCGAACCGCTTACGCGCAGCCTGGTTCCGTTCGAATTCGTGTCACTCCCCCGATCGTGCAGCGTGATGCGTGGAAACCCCGCCCAAAGTGCGGCCTGAGAAAAACCTATCCCAACCTATCCCACCCCCAATCGTCCCAAGCGAAAGGCCCCACAACGGAAACCGTTGCAGGGCCTTCACTTACACAGTCGGGACGGCCGGATTTGAACCGGCGACCCCCTGAACCCCATTCAGGTGCGCTACCGGGCTGCGCCACGTCCCGAGTCCGAAAGCTCGAACGCATTCCCGGCGCGTTCGAGGACTCGAAGCTAACCCACACCCGCGTTTCCGTCAACCCGCGCGCACCGCGGGGCCATCCGGAACAGGCTCGTCGTCCGCGTAGGTGGCGACGACGGTGAAGCGTTCGCGGCCGGCGGCGCCGGTGATCACCAGGGGGCCGCTCCGGAGCCAGGCGTGGGCGGTGGCGCCCGCGTTGGTTTCGCGGGCCACGCCCAGGTACAGCGTGCTCGCGATGCCGCGGCGCCGCAGCATCGTCTTGCCGGCGATGCCCTGTTCGAGACACGCGCACCGCCAGGGGAGCCGCCGGCTCGTCGCCTGCAGCGCCCAGCGGACCTTTCGGAGTGTGTCGAGGGCCGCTTCGGGGGGAGCGGCGGTGGAGGTCTCCCGGCCGGGGGTGCCGAGGCGCGACGACAGGCGGCGAAAGGGGATCGAGAGCACCATGGCCCGGGCGGCGGCCAGGCAGAACGCCGCCTCCGCGAGCAACCGCCGATCGGCCCACGCCAGCCGGCCAAGGGTGCGCAGCGCGGTCATCGCGCTACGTGGATCATTTCCTTGTCGAGGAGCGTTCCCAGCAGCGAAAGCACCTCGGTCTCGCACTGCGCGGGCGATACGTCGTAGCGCGCCACGAGGTCGGCGCAGAGGTCGGCGGGGGTGGTCGCCGCTTCCAGGCGCTCCCAGACGGCCGCCGCCACGCCGTTCAGGAAAAAGTAGCGGCCCGACTCGACGTGGAGCATCGCGATCTCCTCGCCGAGCGAGGCGCTGATGAGGGCGGGATCGCGAACGAGCGGGGTGGTCGGTGTGATCGTGGGCATGGACGGACAGAGCGGGGACAGGGGCACTTGGCCGCGGACCCGGCAATGTACCAGAAACGGCGAGGGACGACCAGCCGAGCAGGATGCCGGCGAATTTGCGCCCTCGTGAGCCGCCGTCTACAATGGACGGATGACGATTCAAGCACCGGGCGATGCGGTCCGCGCAGCCAGGCGGTTCGAGGGGCATCGCGGATGAGCGCGATCTTTGGATTCGCGCATCTCGATGGCGAGCCGGCGGCGGAGGAGGCGCTCCGCGCGATGGACGCGGCGCTGGCGGGGTGGGGACCGGACGGCGGCGGTACGTGGCGCGAGGGTCCATGCGGCCTGGGGCAGCGGCTGCTGTACAACACGCCGGAATCGCTTCACGAGAGGATGCCGCTGACGAGCCGCGACGGAAAGGTCGTGCTCGTGGCGGCGGCGCGGCTGGACGACCGCGAGGGGCTGTTCGGCGCGCTCGGCGTACCGCGCGAGGAGCGGGCGGCGATGCCGGACGGCGAGCTGATCCTCCGCGCCTACGAGCGATGGGGGGAGGAGAGCCCGTCGCGCCTGCTGGGCGATTGGGCGTTCGCGGCATGGGATCGCGAGCGGCGGCGGCTCTTCGTGGCACGCGACCAGTACGGCCACACGGCGCTGTACTACCACGCCTCGGCGCGCTTCTTTGCGTTCGCGTCGGGCCACGAAGCGCTGTTCCGGCTCCGGGGCGTCCCGCGCCGGGTGAACGAGCTCCACGTGGCGGAGATATTCTTCGGGTGGCCGGGCGACGGAACCGCGACGCTGTGGGAAGACGTGCGGCGCCTTCCGCCAGCGCACTGCCTGACGGCGTCGGCGTCCGGCGTCTCCGTGCGCGAGTACTGGCGGGCGCACGACGCTCCCCAGGTGCGGCTGGGCTCGGACGACGCGTACGTGGAGCGCTTCCTGGAGATCTACGCCCAGGCCGTGCGCAGCCGCCTACGCTCGCACCGGCCGGTGGGCTCCACGCTGACGGCGGGGCTCGATTCCAGCTCGGTGACGGCGCTGGCGGCGCGGGAGCTGCGCGCGCAGGGGCGGCCGCTGGTGGCGTTCACCTCCGCGCCACGCGAGGCGGCACCGGACGGCGGGACGGCCTCCACGCCGCTGGTGGACGAGTGGCCGCTCGCGCACGCGGCCGCGGAGTACATGGGGTTGGCCGAGCACGTGAAGGTGAGCGGCGAGCAGATGAGCCCGCTGACGGCGCTCGAGCGCACGCTCACCATCCATTCCGAGCCGGCGCCCGCCGCGCTGGGCCACTATTGGGTGCACGACATGCTCTCGGCCGCCCGGCGGCGCGGGATCGGGACGCTGCTGGTGGGGCAGCGGGGGAACGGAACGGTGTCGTGGAACGGCGGCAGCTTCGCGCTCGCCCACCTCGCCGCCACGGGCGCCTGGCCGACCGTGCGGCGCCTGCTGGCGGGTGAGAGCCGCGCCACGGGAGTGCCGATGGCGCGCGTGGCCTGGCGGCGGCTTTTCTGGCCCGTGATCGATGCGGCGCGGATGCAGCTCCGCTGGCGCTTCAAGGAGCCGCGGACGGTCTGGGCGCGGCACATGCCCCTCGACCCGGGGTTCATGGAGCGATCCGGGATCGTGCGCCACATGCGGCGCACCGAGCACCGCATCGGGTGGTTCTCCGCGCGGACGCCGCGGGCCGAGCAGCTCGCCACCCTCATGCCCGGCGTGAGCGCGACCGGTGCCTTCCTGCACGAGATCGGCGCCGCGTACGGGATGGAGCTGCGGGACCCAACGGCCGATCTGCGCCTGCTGGAGTTCTGCCTCGGCATTCCGCGCGACCAGTTCATCCGCGACGGGCAGAGCCGCTGGCTCATCCGGCGGGCCATGGAAGGGCTGCTCCCCCGGGAGGTGCAGTGGAACACCCGGCGCGGCATGCAGTCGGGCGACATGACCCGGCTGGCGCTGGGGGAGATGGGCCGGATCGGCGAGGCGGTCGCGCGGGTGGAGTCGTCGCCGCTCGTGGCGCGCTACTTGTCCATGCCGCTCCTCCGCCAGCTCTGGGGCGACCTCCAGCGGCCGGAGACCGCCGAAGCGGAGGGGTCCGCGTACTACCTCCTCGGCATGCTTTCCGTGGGGCTCTTCCTGATCCGCGAGGAGGACGCGGCGCGCGGGGGATAGCGGCGGGGCGGGCGTGCCCCTTGCCGGAGTGGCAAGAAATCAGCATCGTTATCCCCGCAGGTACAACAACCTCCCCAGGAGACCGTCCATGCAATCCAGCTCCAACGACGCAACGCCGCAGGCCACTCCCGAGATGGAGAATCCCTCCGCCGGCAAGCTGGCGTGGCACACCCCGGTGGTGGAGGAGGTCCCGTTCACCCGCACCGAGGCAGGCGGCGTGGGCGGCGTCTACGACTTCGTCGTGTACTCAGGGTCTATTTGACGGACGGCATCGCGGTTCAGGCCGCGCCGGCGCCTCTCCTCTTCCGCACCCACCGTCCCGTCGCCCACGTGCAGGGCGGCGGGATCGTTTTGGAGCATGGCCCCAGCGGCTCGGGGATGAAGCTGAACGGCACCGCCCGGCGGCTCTGGGAGCTGACCGACGCCCCCATCGCCCTGGACGCGCTGTGCGCGCGGGTCGCATCCGAGTTCGAGATCGCCCCCGGCGAGTGCGACGACGCGGTGCGGGCGTTTCTCGACGACCTGGCGCGCCGCGGCCTGGTGGAGGAAGTGGCCGAGGCGCCCGGCGACGCGGGGGTGCGGAGCCGCTACCTCGACCTGCTGAAGCGCGCGCTCGTCAACCTCATCTACCCCGAGCACGAGCTCCGCATCGAGCTGCTGGAGGAGCACGGCCGGTCCGGCGGGCTGGCCGGCGAGCAGCTCATGCGCGACATCCGCTACCGGTCGCCCGCGGAGTACGAGGAGCTCGTCGCGTCCAAGGTGGACGGCTCGGTGCGGCGCCGGCGGCCGAGCCGGTTCTCGCACACCATGATCGGGATGGAGCGGCTGGACAACCTGGAGTACTGCGCGCGGAGGGTGTTCGCGGACGGCGTTCCGGGGGACTTCCTGGAGGCGGGGGTGTGCCAGGGAGGCGCCGCCATCTTCATGCGCGGCTTGCAGGTGGCGCTCGGGCAGGAACACAGGCGCGTCTGGCTCGCCGACTCCTTTGAGGGGCTGCCGCCGCCGACGCACGAGGTGGACCGCGCCTGGGACCTCGACTGGAGCGAGGAGCGGCAGCCCTGGCTTGCGTGCGACATCGGCGCGGTGCGGGACAATTTCCGCACCTACGGGCTGCTGGACGACGGCGTGCGCTGGCTGCAGGGGTGGTTTTCGGAGACGCTCCCTGAGGCGCCCGTGGAGCGGATCGCGATCCTGCGCGCGGACGCCGATCTCTACCAGTCCACGCGCGAGATCCTGGACTCGCTGTACCACCGGGTGTCCCCCGGCGGCTTCGTGGTGATCGACGACTACGGCGCC encodes:
- a CDS encoding nucleotidyltransferase domain-containing protein is translated as MNPIPSDQATATQLAQQIVAAGLGRVRRVVMIGSRARGTAHRTSDLDLVVLVEVPRGTRPWGPAENLAERDRIQRAVGVPPITTDLSVRTTDRYHEARHVIGGVEHLVDVEGVDVYSHPPSNPPTIRRTPTEVRHQHTGTWITHAAAVLEEAVSNARADSDATPEPGGASLASAAHAGVMRAVTAVLVSHQLHSSKRDGIPAMLTQLASVDADTAAELERVLKRSIPPFQRACAVLQMVVVRLGRDPGVTPYLQQAQAWLKKSGIGRVPLTGDRVAHAGRR
- a CDS encoding asparagine synthase-related protein, with protein sequence MSAIFGFAHLDGEPAAEEALRAMDAALAGWGPDGGGTWREGPCGLGQRLLYNTPESLHERMPLTSRDGKVVLVAAARLDDREGLFGALGVPREERAAMPDGELILRAYERWGEESPSRLLGDWAFAAWDRERRRLFVARDQYGHTALYYHASARFFAFASGHEALFRLRGVPRRVNELHVAEIFFGWPGDGTATLWEDVRRLPPAHCLTASASGVSVREYWRAHDAPQVRLGSDDAYVERFLEIYAQAVRSRLRSHRPVGSTLTAGLDSSSVTALAARELRAQGRPLVAFTSAPREAAPDGGTASTPLVDEWPLAHAAAEYMGLAEHVKVSGEQMSPLTALERTLTIHSEPAPAALGHYWVHDMLSAARRRGIGTLLVGQRGNGTVSWNGGSFALAHLAATGAWPTVRRLLAGESRATGVPMARVAWRRLFWPVIDAARMQLRWRFKEPRTVWARHMPLDPGFMERSGIVRHMRRTEHRIGWFSARTPRAEQLATLMPGVSATGAFLHEIGAAYGMELRDPTADLRLLEFCLGIPRDQFIRDGQSRWLIRRAMEGLLPREVQWNTRRGMQSGDMTRLALGEMGRIGEAVARVESSPLVARYLSMPLLRQLWGDLQRPETAEAEGSAYYLLGMLSVGLFLIREEDAARGG
- a CDS encoding PqqD family protein, with protein sequence MPTITPTTPLVRDPALISASLGEEIAMLHVESGRYFFLNGVAAAVWERLEAATTPADLCADLVARYDVSPAQCETEVLSLLGTLLDKEMIHVAR
- a CDS encoding lasso peptide biosynthesis B2 protein, giving the protein MTALRTLGRLAWADRRLLAEAAFCLAAARAMVLSIPFRRLSSRLGTPGRETSTAAPPEAALDTLRKVRWALQATSRRLPWRCACLEQGIAGKTMLRRRGIASTLYLGVARETNAGATAHAWLRSGPLVITGAAGRERFTVVATYADDEPVPDGPAVRAG
- a CDS encoding PqqD family peptide modification chaperone; translation: MTDGIAVQAAPAPLLFRTHRPVAHVQGGGIVLEHGPSGSGMKLNGTARRLWELTDAPIALDALCARVASEFEIAPGECDDAVRAFLDDLARRGLVEEVAEAPGDAGVRSRYLDLLKRALVNLIYPEHELRIELLEEHGRSGGLAGEQLMRDIRYRSPAEYEELVASKVDGSVRRRRPSRFSHTMIGMERLDNLEYCARRVFADGVPGDFLEAGVCQGGAAIFMRGLQVALGQEHRRVWLADSFEGLPPPTHEVDRAWDLDWSEERQPWLACDIGAVRDNFRTYGLLDDGVRWLQGWFSETLPEAPVERIAILRADADLYQSTREILDSLYHRVSPGGFVVIDDYGAIDACRHAVDEFRAEHGVTDPLRRIDWTGVYWRREA